A single Oryza brachyantha chromosome 8, ObraRS2, whole genome shotgun sequence DNA region contains:
- the LOC102713765 gene encoding UPF0481 protein At3g47200-like, whose product MGPTDRPEPAAGGESIADEGSTVVKECCADEDAAMDEMSACVQRRPGEEECADAEADEMAASMQRRVDALPGKAHESEPFTIFRVAGPMRDRNRHLYEPQMVSVGPFHRGAARLRAMEEHKWRYLRDLLARNPGDAPLAAYARAARELEPTARRRYAEPVPLAAREFAEMLLLDGCFIIEFFLKGEDRAADALIDAAWAMQNVYNDLFLLENQLPFFVVERFYDIATGGLGRDYLVTNLLAKYLTMDTPQDAATARPPDGEILHLLHLYYHWFLPPEDRTNDSGGSGTSSKEEDEAWDEWLAKPVHERVPWLMPPATELQDAGVTFRAKRSPRSLVDVTFSRREGALEIPTVGSYTNRAMLANLVAYEQSRGRWELQRVASYVLLMASVADGRRDVELLQRAGVLARGDDETAAFYAHLCPPPESVNNCYDELYRHVREYRGRSWNRHRAVLVHDYFSNPWTSMSAAAAVLLLVLTVVQTVYTVLPYYHPS is encoded by the coding sequence ATGGGTCCCACTGACCGGCCggagccggccgccggcggcgagtccATTGCCGACGAGGGCAGCACCGTCGTCAAGGAGTGTTGTGCCGACGAGGACGCCGCAATGGACGAGATGTCGGCTTGCGTGCAGCGCCggccgggggaggaggagtgcGCGGACGCCGAGGCCGACGAGATGGCGGCGAGCATGCAGCGGCGCGTCGACGCGCTGCCGGGGAAGGCGCACGAGAGCGAGCCGTTCACCATCTTCCGGGTGGCCGGCCCCATGCGCGACCGCAACCGCCACCTCTACGAGCCGCAGATGGTGTCCGTGGGGCCCTTCCaccgcggcgccgcccgcctccgcgccatgGAGGAGCACAAGTGGCGCTACCTCCGGGACCTCCTCGCCCGCAACCCCGGCgacgcgccgctcgccgcctaCGCCCGCGCCGCCAGGGAGCTCGAGCccacggcgcgccgccgctacGCCGAGCCCGTGCCGCTGGCGGCGAGGGAGTTCGCCGAGATGCTCCTCCTCGACGGCTGCTTCATCATCGAGTTCTTCCTCAAGGGCGAggaccgcgccgccgacgcgctcATCGACGCCGCGTGGGCCATGCAGAACGTGTACAACgacctcttcctcctcgagAACCAGCTCCCCTTCTTCGTCGTCGAGCGCTTCTACGACATCGCCAccggcggcctcggccgcgACTACCTCGTCACCAACCTCCTCGCCAAGTACCTCACCATGGACACCCCTCAGGACGCCGCCACGGCGCGGCCGCCCGACGGGGAGATCCTCCACCTGCTGCACCTCTACTACCACTGGTTCCTGCCGCCGGAGGACCGGACGAACGAcagcggcgggagcggcaCGAGCAgcaaggaggaggacgaggcgtGGGACGAGTGGCTGGCGAAGCCGGTCCACGAGCGGGTGCCGTGGCTgatgccgccggcgacggagctGCAGGACGCCGGCGTGACGTTCCGCGCCAAGCGATCGCCACGCAGCCTCGTCGACGTCACGTTCAGCCGGCGAGAGGGCGCGCTGGAGATCCCCACCGTGGGGAGCTACACCAACCGCGCCATGCTCGCCAACCTCGTCGCCTACGAGCAGAGCCGGGGTCGGTGGGAGCTGCAGCGCGTGGCGAGCTACGTCCTCCTCATGGCGTCCGTCGCCGACGGCCGGCGCGACGTGGAGCTGCTGCAGCGCGCCGGGGTGCTCGCCAGGGGGGACGACGAGACGGCGGCGTTCTACGCGCACCTGTGCCCGCCGCCGGAATCGGTGAACAACTGCTACGACGAGCTGTACCGCCACGTCCGGGAGTACCGTGGCCGGAGCTGGaaccgccaccgcgccgtgcTCGTGCACGACTACTTCAGCAACCCGTGGACCAGcatgtccgccgccgccgccgtcctcctcctcgtcctcacCGTCGTGCAGACCGTCTACACCGTTCTCCCCTATTACCACCCCAGCTAA
- the LOC102706030 gene encoding glycine--tRNA ligase, mitochondrial 1-like has protein sequence MVFMRFRPRLFGCSLFSPSKPRTPTLATASAAAAAAARRRRIVSMAASSSSEDALRRALAERQAAVDAQAEAVRGLKAAGADVEAAVEALKALKVEAGAAARRLQAAVGSGGGGAAAREEMRQAVVNTLERKLFYIPSFKIYRGVAGLYDYGPPGCAVKANVLSFWRQHFVLEENMLEVDCPCVTPEIVLKASGHVEKFTDLMVKDEKTGTCYRADHLLKDYCKEKVEKDLTLSPEKAAEFKHVLAVLDDLSAEELGAKIKEYGIVAPDTKNPLSDPYPFNLMFQTSIGPTGLSVGYMRPETAQGIFVNFKDLYYYNGQKLPFAAAQIGQAFRNEISPRQGLLRVREFTLAEIEHFVDPEDKSHPKFAHVAGLEFLMFPRELQLSGESAKLVKLGEAVSKGIVNNETLGYFIGRVYLFLTRLGIDKTRLRFRQHLPNEMAHYAADCWDAEIECSYGWIECVGIADRSAYDLRAHSEKSGVPLVAHEKFSKPREVEKLVIVPSKKDLGLAFKGNQKMVVEALESMSEKEAMDMRAALESKGETNFQVCTLGKEVVITKKMVSISMEKKMEHQRVFTPSVIEPSFGIGRIIYCLFEHSFYTRPSKSEDEQLNVFRFPPIVAPIKCTVFPLVKNQEFDAAAKVIDKALTAAGISHIIDTTAISIGRRYARTDEIGVPFAVTVDSATSVTIRERDSKEQIRLGIDEVASVVKQLTDGQNTWADVSFKYPSHVGPQGDQE, from the exons ATGGTCTTTATGCGATTCCGCCCCCGTCTTTTTGGGTGCTCGCTTTTCAGTCCCTCTAAACCCAGAACCCCAACCCTAGCcaccgcgtccgccgccgccgccgccgccgcgcgccgacGTAGAATTGTTTCCATGGCGGCGTCGTCTTCGTCGGAGGACGCGCTGCGCCGGGCGCTGGCGGAGAGGCAGGCGGCCGTGGACgcgcaggcggaggcggtgcgcGGGCTcaaggcggcgggggcggatgtggaggccgccgtcgaggcgcTCAAGGCGCTCAAggtggaggccggcgccgccgcgcggaggCTGCAGGCGGCCGTCGGGTCCGGGGGTGGTGGGGCCGCCGCGCGGGAGGAGATGCGGCAGGCGGTGGTGAACACGCTGGAGAGGAAGCTGTTCTACATCCCGTCCTTCAAGATCTaccgcggcgtcgccgggcTGTACGACTACGGCCCGCCGGGCTGCGCCGTCAAGGCCAACGTGCTCTCCTTCTGGAGGCAG CACTTCGTTTTGGAGGAGAACATGTTGGAGGTTGACTGCCCCTGTGTGACTCCTGAGATCGTCTTGAAGGCGTCAGGACATGTCGAGAAGTTTACCGACCTCATGGTTAAGGACGAGAAGACGGGAACATGCTACCGTGCTGACCACCTGTTGAAAGATTACTGCAAGGAGAAGGTTGAGAAGGATCTCACCTTGTCTCCTGAGAAGGCTGCGGAATTTAAGCATGTTCTTGCCGTTTTGGATGACCTTTCAGCAGAGGAACTTGGTGCAAAGATTAAGGAATATGGAATTGTTGCCCCTGATACCAAGAACCCGCTCTCTGACCCCTACCCGTTCAATCTCATGTTCCAGACATCCATTGGCCCTACTGGTCTTAGTGTGGG GTATATGAGACCAGAAACAGCTCAGGGTATTTTTGTCAACTTCAAGGACTTGTACTATTACAACGGGCAAAAGCTCCCTTTCGCAGCAGCTCAAATTGGGCAAGCATTCCGTAACGAG ATCTCTCCACGCCAAGGTCTTCTACGTGTGCGTGAATTTACATTAGCTGAGATTGAGCACTTTGTAGATCCTGAGGATAAATCACATCCAAAATTTGCTCATGTTGCTGGTTTGGAGTTTTTGATGTTTCCAAGAGAGCTGCAACTTTCAGGGGAGTCAGCCAAGTTAGTGAAGCTTGGGGAAGCAGTTTCAAAG GGAATTGTTAATAATGAGACACTTGGTTACTTCATTGGGAGAGTCTATCTTTTCCTAACACGTTTGGGTATTGATAAGACCCGGCTACGCTTCAGGCAGCATCTACCTAATGAGATGGCCCATTATGCTGCTGACTGTTGGGATGCAGAGATTGAGTGCTCTTATGGATGGATAGAGTGTGTGGGCATTGCTGACAGATCTGCGTATGATTTGCGAGCTCACTCT GAGAAAAGTGGTGTTCCACTTGTTGCTcatgaaaaattctcaaaaccTAGAGAGGTTGAG AAACTTGTTATAGTGCCCTCAAAGAAAGACCTCGGGCTTGCTTTTAAGGGGAATCAGAAGATGGTGGTTGAAGCATTGGAG TCTATGAGTGAGAAAGAAGCAATGGACATGAGGGCTGCCCTGGAATCGAAGGGTGAAACAAATTTCCAAGTGTGTACCCTTGGAAAGGAGGTGGTTATTACCAAGAAAATGGTATCCATCAGCATGGAAAAGAAGATGGAACACCAACGAGTCTTCACCCCATCAGTCATTGAGCCTTCATTTGGCATTGGGAGGATAATCTACTGTCTGTTTGAGCATTCCTTCTACACACGACCTAGCAAATCGGAAGATGAACAACTCAATGTCTTCCGGTTCCCTCCTATTGTTGCTCCTATCAAATGCACTGTGTTCCCCCTGGTAAAGAATCAGGAGTTCGATGCTGCTGCGAAGGTTATTGATAAAGCACTAACAGCCGCAGGCATTTCACATATTATTGACACTACTG CCATTTCTATTGGGAGGAGGTATGCAAGGACAGACGAGATTGGTGTTCCTTTCGCGGTAACAGTTGACTCTGCGACAAGTGTGACAATCAGGGAGAGGGACAGCAAGGAGCAGATCCGATTGGGCATCGACGAGGTGGCATCAGTGGTGAAGCAGCTGACGGACGGGCAAAACACCTGGGCCGATGTTTCATTCAAGTATCCCAGCCATGTTGGTCCCCAAGGCGATCAGGAATGA
- the LOC102714037 gene encoding chitin elicitor receptor kinase 1 isoform X2: MEAAAAAVALLLRLLVLAGAAWGAATAAGDGCAKGCDLALASFYVTPNENVTNMAELFGIGAANYRLLAPYNPNISNLDFINQGDRVNVYFTCGCQSLPAAPSATYLAGAIPFRMSRGQTYDSVAGKYNNLTSTAWLQATNSYPPNNIPDTATINVTVNCSCGDASISPDYGLFLTYPLRDGETLASVAATYGLSSQLDVVRRYNPGMESATGSGLLYIPVKDPSGSYRPLKSSGKGASAGAIAGGVVAGVVVLALAIFLYIILSRRRKAKQATLLPSSEDSQLASAISMDKVTPSTTQANGPSPVAGITVDKSVEFSFEELSNATQGFSIGNKIGQGGFGAVYYAELRGEKAAIKKMDMQATHEFLAELKVLTHVHHLNLVRLIGYCIESSLFLVYEFIENGNLSQHLRGTGYEPLSWAARVQIALDSARGLEYIHEHTVPVYIHRDIKSANILIDKNYRAKVADFGLTKLTEVGGTSMNHGTRVVGTFGYMPPEYARYGDVSPKIDVYAFGVVLYELISAKEAIVRSTESSSDSKGLVYLFEEALNSPDPKESLQTLIDPNLGEDYPIDSILKMTQLAKVCTQEDPKLRPSMRSVVVALMTLSSTSEFWDMNNLYENQGLVNLMSGR; encoded by the exons AtggaagccgccgccgccgcggtggcgctgctgctgcggctcctcgtcctcgcgggcgcggcgtggggcgcggcgacggcggcgggggacgGGTGCGCCAAGGGGTGCGACCTCGCGCTGGCGTCGTTCTACGTGACGCCGAACGAGAACGTGACCAACATGGCGGAGCTCTTCGGCATCGGGGCAGCGAACTACCGCCTCCTCGCgccctacaaccccaacatCAGCAACCTCGACTTCATCAACCAGGGCGACCGCGTCAACGTCTACTTCACCTGCGGCTGCCAATCGCTCCCGGCCGCGCCGTCCGCCACctacctcgccggcgccatcccCTTCCGCATGTCCCGCGGCCAGACCTACGACAGCGTCGCCGGCAAGTACAACAACCTCACCTCCACGGCGTGGCTGCAGGCCACCAACAGCTACCCGCCCAACAACATCCCCGACACCGCCACCATCAACGTCACCGTCAACTGCTCCTGCGGCGACGCCAGCATCTCGCCGGACTACGGGCTGTTCCTCACCTACCCGCTCAGGGACGGGGAGACGCTCGCCTCCGTCGCGGCGACCTATGGGCTCTCGTCGCAGTTGGACGTGGTCAGGAGGTATAACCCCGGAATGGAGAGCGCCACGGGGAGCGGTCTCCTTTACATACCCGTCAAAG atccCAGTGGAAGTTACCGACCTCTGAAATCATCAGG AAAAGGAGCTTCTGCAGGAGCTATAGCAGGAGGTGTTGTAGCTGGTGTTGTTGTACTTGCGCTTGCCATCTTCCTGTATATCATACTCTCTAGGCGGAGAAAGGCAAAACAGGCCACCCTGCTTCCATCATCTGAAGATTCCCAACTTG CAAGTGCAATATCCATGGATAAAGTTACACCATCAACCACTCAAGCCAATGGCCCTTCACCAGTTGCAGGCATTACTGTTGACAAATCAGTAGAGTTCTCATTTGAAGAACTTTCTAATGCTACACAGGGTTTTAGCATTGGCAATAAAATAGGGCAAGGTGGTTTTGGCGCTGTCTATTATGCTGAACTTAGAGGAGAG AAAGCTGCCATCAAGAAAATGGACATGCAGGCTACTCATGAGTTCCTTGCTGAATTAAAGGTTTTAACACATGTTCATCATCTGAATCTG GTGCGCTTGATTGGTTATTGCATCGAGAGCTCTTTGTTTCTTGTCTATGAATTTATCGAGAATGGCAACTTGAGCCAACATTTACGTGGAACTG GTTATGAACCTTTGTCTTGGGCTGCCAGGGTCCAAATTGCACTAGATTCAGCAAGAGGTCTTGAATACATTCATGAACATACTGTTCCAGTGTACATACATCGGGACATCAAATCAGCAAACATATTGATAGACAAGAACTACCGGGCAAAG GTTGCAGATTTTGGTTTAACAAAGCTTACAGAAGTTGGTGGTACATCAATGAACCATGGAACACGTGTTGTTGGTACATTTGGTTACATGCCTCCAGA GTATGCTCGATATGGTGATGTTTCCCCTAAGATTGACGTCTATGCGTTTGGCGTTGTCCTGTATGAACTTATTTCAGCCAAAGAAGCCATAGTCAGATCAACTGAATCTTCTAGTGATTCAAAGGGACTGGTTTATCTG TTTGAGGAGGCCCTCAACTCGCCGGATCCAAAGGAAAGCCTTCAGACACTGATTGATCCAAATCTAGGAGAAGATTATCCTATTGATTCCATTCTCAAG ATGACACAACTCGCAAAGGTGTGCACACAGGAAGACCCCAAGCTGAGACCTTCCATGAGATCCGTTGTGGTTGCGTTGATGACTCTCTCATCCACAAGTGAGTTCTGGGACATGAACAACCTCTATGAGAACCAAGGTTTGGTCAACCTCATGTCCGGGAGATAA
- the LOC102714037 gene encoding chitin elicitor receptor kinase 1 isoform X1 — protein sequence MEAAAAAVALLLRLLVLAGAAWGAATAAGDGCAKGCDLALASFYVTPNENVTNMAELFGIGAANYRLLAPYNPNISNLDFINQGDRVNVYFTCGCQSLPAAPSATYLAGAIPFRMSRGQTYDSVAGKYNNLTSTAWLQATNSYPPNNIPDTATINVTVNCSCGDASISPDYGLFLTYPLRDGETLASVAATYGLSSQLDVVRRYNPGMESATGSGLLYIPVKDPSGSYRPLKSSGKGASAGAIAGGVVAGVVVLALAIFLYIILSRRRKAKQATLLPSSEDSQLASAISMDKVTPSTTQANGPSPVAGITVDKSVEFSFEELSNATQGFSIGNKIGQGGFGAVYYAELRGEKAAIKKMDMQATHEFLAELKVLTHVHHLNLVSDFLIIGTHRALFFHSQYLEYFIQVRLIGYCIESSLFLVYEFIENGNLSQHLRGTGYEPLSWAARVQIALDSARGLEYIHEHTVPVYIHRDIKSANILIDKNYRAKVADFGLTKLTEVGGTSMNHGTRVVGTFGYMPPEYARYGDVSPKIDVYAFGVVLYELISAKEAIVRSTESSSDSKGLVYLFEEALNSPDPKESLQTLIDPNLGEDYPIDSILKMTQLAKVCTQEDPKLRPSMRSVVVALMTLSSTSEFWDMNNLYENQGLVNLMSGR from the exons AtggaagccgccgccgccgcggtggcgctgctgctgcggctcctcgtcctcgcgggcgcggcgtggggcgcggcgacggcggcgggggacgGGTGCGCCAAGGGGTGCGACCTCGCGCTGGCGTCGTTCTACGTGACGCCGAACGAGAACGTGACCAACATGGCGGAGCTCTTCGGCATCGGGGCAGCGAACTACCGCCTCCTCGCgccctacaaccccaacatCAGCAACCTCGACTTCATCAACCAGGGCGACCGCGTCAACGTCTACTTCACCTGCGGCTGCCAATCGCTCCCGGCCGCGCCGTCCGCCACctacctcgccggcgccatcccCTTCCGCATGTCCCGCGGCCAGACCTACGACAGCGTCGCCGGCAAGTACAACAACCTCACCTCCACGGCGTGGCTGCAGGCCACCAACAGCTACCCGCCCAACAACATCCCCGACACCGCCACCATCAACGTCACCGTCAACTGCTCCTGCGGCGACGCCAGCATCTCGCCGGACTACGGGCTGTTCCTCACCTACCCGCTCAGGGACGGGGAGACGCTCGCCTCCGTCGCGGCGACCTATGGGCTCTCGTCGCAGTTGGACGTGGTCAGGAGGTATAACCCCGGAATGGAGAGCGCCACGGGGAGCGGTCTCCTTTACATACCCGTCAAAG atccCAGTGGAAGTTACCGACCTCTGAAATCATCAGG AAAAGGAGCTTCTGCAGGAGCTATAGCAGGAGGTGTTGTAGCTGGTGTTGTTGTACTTGCGCTTGCCATCTTCCTGTATATCATACTCTCTAGGCGGAGAAAGGCAAAACAGGCCACCCTGCTTCCATCATCTGAAGATTCCCAACTTG CAAGTGCAATATCCATGGATAAAGTTACACCATCAACCACTCAAGCCAATGGCCCTTCACCAGTTGCAGGCATTACTGTTGACAAATCAGTAGAGTTCTCATTTGAAGAACTTTCTAATGCTACACAGGGTTTTAGCATTGGCAATAAAATAGGGCAAGGTGGTTTTGGCGCTGTCTATTATGCTGAACTTAGAGGAGAG AAAGCTGCCATCAAGAAAATGGACATGCAGGCTACTCATGAGTTCCTTGCTGAATTAAAGGTTTTAACACATGTTCATCATCTGAATCTGGTAAgtgattttttaatcattggtACCCACCGTGCTCTTTTCTTCCATTCTCAATATTTGGAATATTTCATACAGGTGCGCTTGATTGGTTATTGCATCGAGAGCTCTTTGTTTCTTGTCTATGAATTTATCGAGAATGGCAACTTGAGCCAACATTTACGTGGAACTG GTTATGAACCTTTGTCTTGGGCTGCCAGGGTCCAAATTGCACTAGATTCAGCAAGAGGTCTTGAATACATTCATGAACATACTGTTCCAGTGTACATACATCGGGACATCAAATCAGCAAACATATTGATAGACAAGAACTACCGGGCAAAG GTTGCAGATTTTGGTTTAACAAAGCTTACAGAAGTTGGTGGTACATCAATGAACCATGGAACACGTGTTGTTGGTACATTTGGTTACATGCCTCCAGA GTATGCTCGATATGGTGATGTTTCCCCTAAGATTGACGTCTATGCGTTTGGCGTTGTCCTGTATGAACTTATTTCAGCCAAAGAAGCCATAGTCAGATCAACTGAATCTTCTAGTGATTCAAAGGGACTGGTTTATCTG TTTGAGGAGGCCCTCAACTCGCCGGATCCAAAGGAAAGCCTTCAGACACTGATTGATCCAAATCTAGGAGAAGATTATCCTATTGATTCCATTCTCAAG ATGACACAACTCGCAAAGGTGTGCACACAGGAAGACCCCAAGCTGAGACCTTCCATGAGATCCGTTGTGGTTGCGTTGATGACTCTCTCATCCACAAGTGAGTTCTGGGACATGAACAACCTCTATGAGAACCAAGGTTTGGTCAACCTCATGTCCGGGAGATAA